In Paenibacillus sp. 1781tsa1, one DNA window encodes the following:
- a CDS encoding thiamine pyrophosphate-binding protein has translation MRTVADYLAETLRNLGVTHVFGIIGKSICPAVLKMVDYGLEFIPGRHESSSGFAASGYALQTGKLGVAFATSGPGGTNLITAAAHAKANNLPVLFITGHQSIQELGLPQCQDSSSYLADLAEMFRPATLFSKLVERGDHFSTLLNHALSIALGPNKGPVHLCLPFDVQTELLPQCRIVIPEPEPLLSVSNLNRILPLIQQSNRPLIIAGKGVSRARAHDELLHLAESFSIPVITTPGGKGAIAWDHPLYHGPCGVGGFPHADDMLNQSDLYIVLGSRLSDMTICNLKPDNHPAHLIQFDADPTFVGKILSAQTLHITGDLKDNLQYWLGTLEDLPTPVRTTTPIDYTVPLPDLPRLSLASVLDGMSELLPYDHKLFVDDGSHGFHAVQRYKVKKPGSFVFDAYFACMGNAIGMAIGAKAASPAETVVCITGDGCFMMLGTEINTAVCNNLNVIFIVVNNKQLDMALKGMEKTTGRIDGTLYEVPMDAAKFAESLGAVAFRAETLAEFSSALNTAQTLNQVTVIELLTDRDEIPPTAHRTVTLN, from the coding sequence GTGAGAACAGTTGCGGACTATTTGGCAGAAACTCTGCGTAATCTAGGCGTTACTCATGTCTTTGGTATTATTGGTAAATCCATCTGTCCTGCTGTCCTGAAGATGGTGGATTACGGATTAGAGTTCATTCCAGGCCGTCATGAATCCAGCTCAGGTTTTGCCGCATCCGGTTATGCATTACAGACGGGTAAACTCGGCGTTGCCTTTGCCACATCCGGTCCAGGCGGAACCAATCTGATTACTGCTGCCGCCCATGCAAAGGCCAACAATCTGCCCGTACTATTTATTACGGGTCATCAATCCATTCAGGAACTGGGGCTACCCCAGTGTCAGGACTCCTCTTCCTATCTGGCTGATTTGGCCGAGATGTTCAGGCCTGCTACGCTATTCAGCAAACTGGTTGAGCGTGGAGATCACTTCAGCACACTGCTGAATCATGCCCTTTCCATTGCACTCGGCCCCAATAAAGGCCCTGTTCACCTCTGTCTTCCTTTTGACGTACAGACCGAGTTGTTACCTCAATGCCGGATTGTCATTCCCGAACCGGAACCTCTGCTTAGCGTATCTAACCTGAATCGCATTCTTCCTCTCATTCAACAATCCAACCGTCCCTTAATTATTGCTGGGAAAGGTGTAAGTCGCGCCAGAGCTCATGATGAATTGCTTCATCTGGCCGAATCGTTCAGCATCCCTGTCATTACTACACCTGGTGGAAAAGGAGCGATTGCGTGGGACCATCCCCTGTACCATGGACCTTGTGGTGTTGGAGGTTTCCCGCATGCAGACGACATGCTGAACCAAAGTGACCTTTATATCGTACTTGGCTCACGTCTGAGTGACATGACCATCTGCAATCTGAAACCTGATAACCACCCGGCACACCTCATTCAATTTGACGCCGATCCTACATTTGTAGGCAAGATTCTGAGCGCTCAAACCTTACATATCACCGGTGATTTGAAGGACAACCTGCAATATTGGCTGGGCACATTAGAAGACCTCCCTACTCCTGTGAGAACCACGACACCCATAGATTACACTGTCCCATTACCAGATTTGCCCCGCCTGTCTCTGGCTTCTGTGCTGGACGGGATGAGTGAACTTCTTCCTTACGATCATAAGCTGTTTGTCGATGATGGTAGCCATGGATTTCATGCAGTTCAGCGATATAAAGTCAAGAAACCAGGCAGCTTTGTGTTTGACGCGTACTTTGCATGCATGGGTAACGCCATTGGTATGGCGATAGGCGCAAAGGCCGCTTCACCCGCAGAGACCGTCGTATGCATCACCGGGGACGGTTGTTTCATGATGCTGGGGACGGAGATCAATACCGCGGTATGCAACAATCTGAATGTCATTTTCATTGTTGTTAATAACAAACAACTGGACATGGCACTCAAAGGAATGGAAAAAACAACGGGCAGAATTGATGGCACATTATATGAAGTTCCTATGGATGCAGCCAAATTTGCCGAATCTCTCGGTGCAGTTGCGTTTCGAGCAGAAACCCTTGCTGAGTTCTCATCTGCGCTGAACACAGCCCAGACGTTGAATCAGGTAACTGTTATTGAGCTTCTGACCGATCGAGATGAAATTCCACCCACGGCTCACCGCACCGTAACTTTGAATTAG